Genomic window (Kwoniella botswanensis chromosome 1, complete sequence):
AGATAGGTGATTGCCCACCTAAATGACTGTATCAGCAAAACGAGCATATCTGTTAGCTTGAGAATCGAATTGGACTCACATGAGATAACAACAGGTGAAAGTGAGGAGCACAGCGGTTCGCAATAAACTGATATTGAGACCATGAGCTTCAGCTATCAATTTATTCATGATCAAACGCTCAATTTGACTCACGTTTGATTCTTCCCCTTTGGCATCACAAACCATGCGACTGCCCCTAGGGCGGCAACTACTGCCGCGACGACTACGATGTGGAAGAATGACATGCTGAGGTTTGAAACTGTAGTATATTGCCGTCGTCTGAAGTGGATGGGACACGGCTGATTATGAGCTGTTCTGCACGAGAGATAtgcagagagagagagagagaaaggaggatgttgaatgttgagggtcaattcatcatcatctcgtcaatGCTTAGTTCGGATTGAGTCACGTGATTCGACCTCTCTCCGTATTCCGAGCTTTCGAGATTTTGCAGAGTGTCAAGTcagatccatctcttcattcgatcctcatcttcggGCAAGCCAGCAGTGCAACCCAGACCTACAAGATGGCTTCGATGCGCCTCAGACCGAATAGAGGTTCAACAAGTCTTCTACGGCGGTCTATAGTTACTTCAGCTCGACTAGCCGAATCACAATTTTCATCTGACCAATCTTCACCctacccatcctcatcttcatcttcatcttccgatccGCAGGTCAGAAACTCTAAAACATTCGAATTCCTATACGGAGCCGACTCGAACTGGCGTAAACCCAAGGTCCCGTCTAAACCACCTACTCCTCCGAAGAAACGACCCAAAGTTGATCCGGAGGCATACAAGAATCTACCCCCGTTGGAAAATGCCAGTACGAGAGAGAGGTTGATACATTTTAGTCTCGCAGAAGGACAGAGTAATGAGCGAAGGGCATACTTCGCGAATGATATTGAAGGGGAACTGGGTGAGGATTGGTCGAATCTTGAGATTGTAGAAGGGGAAGTGGGGCTGGAAAGTGGACGGGTAGTGGAATGTAGGAGGTAAGTTTGGGTCTTTTATCCATTGAAACTTCATGACCGCAGGTGTAAATAATTCTCGAACGAATATATTTGGTTGGGCCAATTGTTTGATCCTGAGCATTAGCTGATTATACATGGTAGATCTGGACATATTACCATAGGTCTGATTCTCGCCTCGATCACACTCTCCGGTCGACCTCGATTACTCCTCCTTCGATCGTCCGGGGAGATTTGGCCAGTATCATCCCACGATGTTCAGTTTGTCATGCCCACTtccctcatctcaccatcgCTCGCCGCACAGTGTTGGTCCCCTGAACTGCTCGAATCGCTCTCGCAGATCGATACCAAGTCAGGTTTAGCCGAAGAGAACGACTCGATCCAACCTACGCCTGAGATGTTATCGGCTAGGAGGAAGGTAGCGATGATTCTTAGGAAGGTACACAGGGAGACTGAGAAGATGTGTGGGAGGCTGATGGCTGGATCGTTCAGGCCTGACGATGGTCATAGGAATGGTGGACAGGTAGGAGGTATAGAATCGGTTTGGCAAAATTGGACAACGAAAGAAAGCGGTAATCAAAGGAAGAGTATAACGGCTGTTCAAGCTGCAGAATTCATCTTAAACCCTTCGGACACAAAATcgcaagaggagaagaagaagaagatcgaagtCAGGCCCAATACTTTACCTGCATATGCCGCTCATGTGTTACTGATGAGACGACCGGATTTGTTTACGGctgatcaaggtgatatgTGGCAATCTGGTACTTTCATCGTTAGATCACGATCGGAAAGAACACTTTTAGATAGTGTACAGAAAGGTATAGATGGTTCGATGGATATTGGTAAATCTGGATCGACGGATGAAGCATTGTTGTCATTTGTAGAAAAAGCTAAAGCGGTAGTTGAAAAATCACGAAAGCTCAGGGAAGAGAGTCAAGGAAAAGAATTAACAGAGGTCAAGGAAGATGGTTTACCAGAATGGacagataaagataaagaacACATATCAATTTTATTGTCGCCCTTGACAGAAACACGTTCAACCCAAACGCCACCTTCACTTCCCCTCGCTTTATCCATCGTTCGTCTtatttccccttcttcagatGAGGTTGTCGATAGAGGCACATTAGCAAGATTGTTATCGGATCTAGGGGTGATTGTCCCGTGGGATTCACTGGGATTATCGAAAATCACCGAATCGGAGAATCGATCAATGATCATGTGTTCCATCCCGACTGGAATCGTCAAAGGAGAGGAGAAACtgttgaaagggaatgaATTAGATTCGTTGAGAGAAGATTTCACTTCGCACAAAGTATTTGTCATTGACGATCCAATTGCTTCCGAACTAGATGATGGAATATCACTGGAAAGGATACCGAATTCGGATGATGTATGGGTACATATCCATATAGCCGATCCTACGATATTCATACCTCCTAATCACCCATTGGCGAAACAAGCTTCGGTCAGGGGAAGTTCAACGTATTTACCTGAGGCAAACAAACCACTTTTCCCGCTGGATGTAATCATGAAGGAATTATCGCTTGGTGCGGAAGTATCAGATAATAA
Coding sequences:
- a CDS encoding V-type proton ATPase subunit E, with the protein product MSFFHIVVVAAVVAALGAVAWFVMPKGKNQTLLRTAVLLTFTCCYLMWAITYLAQLHPLIKPRRSDLRAEY